The stretch of DNA TTCGCCGGTGCGAATGCGGATCGAATCTTCGAGATTGGTCACGAAAATCTTTCCGTCACCAATTTGGCCGGTCTGTGCCGTTTGCAAAATGGTGTCGATCACCGTCTGCAAATTGTCATTGGTGCAGATCACTTCGATTTTCACCTTAGGCACAAAATCAATCGCGTATTCAGTCCCTCGGTAGATTTCGGTGTGTCCTTTTTGACGCCCGAAAC from Rubripirellula amarantea encodes:
- a CDS encoding P-II family nitrogen regulator — its product is MKKVEAIVRHFKLEDVKNALTDQGIHGMTVSEVRGFGRQKGHTEIYRGTEYAIDFVPKVKIEVICTNDNLQTVIDTILQTAQTGQIGDGKIFVTNLEDSIRIRTGERGEDAL